A single genomic interval of Bradyrhizobium japonicum USDA 6 harbors:
- the ubiB gene encoding 2-polyprenylphenol 6-hydroxylase, which produces MISSITHISRLIRAAFVFAREGVFGSVDPTLVPPPGQLALKLARLIERRGVKHGPRIARALTRMGPAYLKLGQFLATRPDVVGVNMAHDLESLQDRLPPFPQAEAEAAIATSLERPLKDVFVTFGPPVAAASIAQVHRGEVEHNGVRKPVAVKVLRPNVASRFRRDLSDFFFVAHEAEAHSSEARRLRLIEVINTMSRSVAMEMDLRLEAAALSEMAENTLDDPDFRVPTVDWDRTTHNVLTMEWIDGIALNDHKRLAEAQVDLPDLGRKVIQSFLRHALRDGFFHADMHPGNLFLDDAGRLVAVDFGIMGRLGMKERRFLAEILLGFITRDYRRVAEVHFEAGYVPAHHSVENFAQAIRAIGEPIHNRTAEEISMARLLTLLLEVTGLFDMTTRPELILLQKTMVVVEGVARAFDPKLDIWKIADPVVREWIERNLGPLGRVQGALSGGSDLARVLMRLPDIAQRSVAVLEQLETMTREGIQLSPESIAAMGRSEGRKNRWRTVALWIIAATFIGILIAVRNL; this is translated from the coding sequence GTGATTTCTTCCATTACCCACATTTCGCGCCTGATCCGCGCCGCGTTCGTGTTTGCGCGCGAGGGCGTGTTCGGTTCCGTCGATCCGACCCTGGTGCCGCCGCCCGGACAGCTTGCGTTGAAGCTTGCGCGGTTGATCGAACGCCGTGGCGTCAAGCACGGACCGCGGATAGCACGCGCTCTGACGCGGATGGGTCCGGCCTATCTCAAGCTCGGCCAGTTTCTGGCAACGCGCCCCGACGTGGTCGGCGTCAACATGGCGCACGACCTCGAAAGCCTTCAGGATCGGCTGCCGCCGTTTCCGCAAGCGGAAGCGGAGGCTGCCATCGCGACCTCGCTGGAACGTCCGCTGAAGGATGTCTTCGTCACGTTCGGCCCGCCGGTCGCGGCCGCCTCGATCGCGCAGGTGCATCGCGGCGAGGTCGAGCACAACGGCGTCCGCAAGCCGGTCGCGGTCAAGGTGCTCAGGCCAAACGTGGCCTCGCGCTTCCGCCGCGATCTCTCGGATTTCTTCTTCGTCGCCCACGAGGCCGAGGCCCATTCATCCGAGGCGCGGCGCCTGCGCCTCATCGAGGTCATCAACACCATGTCGCGCTCGGTCGCGATGGAGATGGATCTGCGGCTCGAGGCTGCCGCGCTGTCCGAGATGGCGGAGAACACGCTCGACGATCCTGATTTCCGTGTGCCGACCGTCGACTGGGACCGCACCACGCACAACGTGCTGACGATGGAGTGGATCGACGGCATCGCGCTGAACGATCACAAGCGCCTGGCAGAGGCGCAGGTCGACCTGCCCGATCTCGGCCGCAAGGTGATCCAGAGTTTTCTGCGCCATGCGCTGCGCGATGGCTTTTTCCACGCCGACATGCATCCGGGCAATCTGTTCCTCGATGACGCCGGCCGCCTGGTCGCGGTCGATTTCGGCATCATGGGCCGGCTCGGGATGAAGGAGCGGCGCTTCCTCGCCGAGATCCTGCTCGGCTTCATCACCCGCGATTATCGCCGCGTCGCCGAGGTGCATTTCGAGGCGGGCTATGTGCCGGCGCATCACTCGGTCGAGAATTTCGCGCAGGCCATCCGCGCCATCGGCGAGCCGATCCACAACCGCACCGCCGAGGAGATCTCGATGGCGCGGCTGCTGACGCTGCTGCTCGAAGTCACCGGCCTGTTCGACATGACGACGCGGCCCGAGCTGATCCTGCTGCAGAAGACCATGGTGGTGGTTGAGGGCGTGGCGCGAGCCTTCGATCCCAAACTCGACATCTGGAAGATCGCCGATCCCGTGGTGCGCGAATGGATCGAGCGCAATCTCGGCCCGCTCGGCCGGGTGCAGGGCGCGCTCTCCGGCGGCAGCGACCTCGCCCGCGTACTGATGCGCCTGCCCGACATCGCGCAACGCTCGGTCGCGGTGCTCGAGCAGCTCGAGACCATGACGCGGGAAGGCATCCAGCTGTCGCCGGAGAGCATCGCCGCGATGGGCCGCAGCGAAGGCCGCAAGAACCGCTGGCGCACCGTGGCGCTCTGGATCATTGCCGCCACCTTCATCGGAATCCTGATCGCCGTCCGGAATCTGTGA
- the mutM gene encoding bifunctional DNA-formamidopyrimidine glycosylase/DNA-(apurinic or apyrimidinic site) lyase, which translates to MPELPEVETVRRGLQPVMEGAKILVAEARRPDLRFPFQPDFVARLQGQVVTGLGRRAKYLMADLASGDVLLMHLGMSGSFRVIKPDNEAAPGEFHYPRGKDSTHDHVLFRMSSGADIVFNDPRRFGYMKVIARKVLEDEPLLRDLGPEPLGNEFDAAMLARSCEGKTTSLKAALLDQRVVAGLGNIYVCEALHRSHLSPRRIAATLATKGRKSVGGSEPTDHAKRLVSAIHTVLNDAIKAGGSSLRDHRQTSGELGYFQHSFKVYDREGETCKTPGCGGTIKRFTQNGRSTFWCAKCQK; encoded by the coding sequence ATGCCTGAATTGCCCGAAGTCGAGACCGTCCGCCGCGGCCTTCAGCCCGTCATGGAGGGTGCGAAAATCCTCGTCGCGGAGGCCCGCAGGCCGGATCTGCGCTTTCCCTTCCAGCCCGATTTCGTGGCCCGGCTCCAGGGGCAGGTCGTCACGGGGCTTGGCCGCCGTGCAAAATATCTCATGGCCGATCTCGCCTCCGGCGACGTGCTGCTGATGCATCTAGGCATGTCGGGCTCGTTCCGCGTCATCAAGCCGGACAACGAGGCCGCGCCGGGCGAGTTTCACTACCCGCGCGGTAAGGACTCCACGCACGACCACGTGCTGTTTCGGATGTCCTCCGGCGCCGACATCGTGTTCAACGACCCGCGCCGCTTCGGTTACATGAAAGTGATCGCGCGCAAAGTGCTTGAGGACGAGCCGCTGCTGCGCGATCTCGGTCCCGAGCCGCTCGGCAACGAATTCGACGCCGCGATGCTGGCGCGGTCGTGCGAGGGCAAGACGACGAGCCTGAAGGCCGCGCTACTCGACCAGCGCGTGGTCGCCGGGCTCGGCAACATCTATGTCTGCGAAGCGCTGCATCGCTCGCATCTGTCGCCGCGTCGCATTGCTGCGACGCTCGCGACCAAGGGTCGCAAGAGTGTTGGCGGCAGCGAGCCGACCGATCATGCGAAGCGGCTGGTGAGTGCCATTCACACCGTGCTCAACGACGCGATCAAGGCCGGCGGCTCCAGCTTGCGCGACCATCGCCAGACCTCGGGCGAACTCGGCTATTTCCAGCATTCCTTCAAGGTCTATGACCGCGAGGGCGAGACCTGCAAGACGCCAGGGTGCGGCGGCACGATCAAGCGCTTCACCCAGAACGGCCGTTCCACCTTCTGGTGTGCGAAATGTCAGAAGTGA
- the ubiE gene encoding bifunctional demethylmenaquinone methyltransferase/2-methoxy-6-polyprenyl-1,4-benzoquinol methylase UbiE, with the protein MDRPGETTHFGFRDVPLGDKQTLVNDVFHSVASRYDLMNDLMSGGLHRVWKDIMINALNPPRGDRPFALLDVAGGTGDISFRAAKAAGPGFHATVCDINAEMLAVGRERAAKRHLETQVDFVEGNAEALAFADRSFDAYTIAFGIRNVPRIDLALREAYRVLKPGSRFLCLEFSTVEMPGLDRIYDLFSFKVIPPLGRMVTGDAESYQYLVESIRKFPKPNAFADMIRDAGFARVGWQTLSGGIVALHSGWRL; encoded by the coding sequence ATGGATCGGCCGGGCGAAACCACGCATTTTGGCTTCAGGGACGTTCCCCTGGGGGACAAGCAGACGCTGGTGAACGATGTGTTTCACAGCGTGGCGTCGCGCTATGACCTGATGAACGACCTGATGTCCGGTGGCCTGCACCGGGTCTGGAAGGACATCATGATCAACGCACTCAACCCGCCGCGGGGTGACCGGCCGTTCGCGCTGCTCGATGTTGCCGGCGGCACCGGCGACATCTCGTTCCGCGCTGCCAAGGCGGCAGGTCCCGGCTTCCATGCCACGGTCTGCGACATCAACGCCGAGATGCTGGCCGTGGGCCGCGAGCGTGCCGCGAAGCGGCATCTCGAGACCCAGGTCGATTTCGTCGAGGGCAATGCCGAAGCGCTCGCCTTCGCCGACCGCAGCTTTGACGCATATACGATCGCTTTCGGCATTCGCAATGTGCCGCGGATCGACCTGGCGCTGCGCGAGGCCTATCGCGTGCTCAAGCCCGGCAGCCGCTTCCTGTGCCTGGAATTCTCCACGGTCGAGATGCCCGGGCTCGACCGGATCTATGACCTGTTCTCGTTCAAGGTGATCCCGCCGCTCGGCCGCATGGTCACGGGCGACGCCGAGTCCTACCAGTATCTCGTCGAATCGATCCGCAAGTTTCCAAAACCCAACGCCTTCGCCGACATGATCCGCGACGCCGGCTTCGCCCGCGTCGGCTGGCAGACCTTGTCCGGCGGCATCGTCGCACTGCATTCGGGCTGGCGTTTGTGA
- the dut gene encoding dUTP diphosphatase — translation MSTKVTVELQQLAHAEGLPLPAYQTSEAAGLDLMAAVPDSEPVTLAAGQYALVPTGLAIALPPGHEAQVRPRSGLAAKHGVTVLNSPGTIDADYRGEIKVILINHGAAPFVVKRGERIAQMVIAPVVQAALVPVATLSATDRGAGGFGSTGR, via the coding sequence TTGAGCACGAAAGTCACGGTTGAACTGCAGCAACTGGCCCACGCCGAAGGCCTTCCGCTGCCGGCCTACCAGACCTCCGAAGCCGCCGGCCTCGACCTGATGGCCGCGGTTCCCGACAGCGAGCCGGTGACGCTCGCCGCCGGCCAATATGCGCTGGTGCCGACGGGTCTCGCGATCGCGCTGCCGCCGGGCCACGAGGCGCAGGTGCGGCCGCGCTCGGGCCTTGCCGCCAAGCACGGCGTCACCGTGCTGAACTCACCGGGCACGATCGATGCGGACTATCGCGGCGAGATCAAGGTGATCCTGATCAACCACGGCGCGGCGCCCTTCGTGGTCAAGCGCGGCGAGCGCATCGCGCAGATGGTGATCGCGCCGGTGGTGCAGGCCGCGCTGGTTCCCGTGGCGACATTGTCCGCGACCGATCGCGGCGCCGGCGGCTTCGGCTCGACCGGCCGCTAA
- a CDS encoding SDR family NAD(P)-dependent oxidoreductase — MSGTGRPKLLITGISEGLGADIAGVFAQAGYDVLGLSRSGRASEQIGAAVGQAGGNYTHITCDLTRTTEVQLALSPIAEHIDVLVHNAQLLMMLPFGDISPQAFEEVWRVACFGAMLAAQAILPHMAARKSGTVIFSGATAGRRGAANFTAFASAKFALRGPAQALAREFGPKGVHVTHVVIDGLIDTPKTDQRFGPAQAGRMDSQAIARAYLQLATQEPSAWTQEMDLRPFTEKF; from the coding sequence ATGTCCGGCACCGGACGGCCCAAATTGTTGATCACTGGAATTTCGGAAGGCCTCGGCGCCGATATCGCCGGCGTCTTTGCACAAGCAGGCTACGATGTGCTGGGCCTCTCACGAAGCGGCCGTGCGTCCGAGCAGATCGGCGCGGCGGTCGGACAAGCGGGTGGCAACTATACTCACATCACCTGCGATCTGACCCGAACAACCGAGGTTCAGCTCGCGCTTTCGCCCATTGCCGAACACATCGACGTGCTCGTTCACAACGCGCAACTCCTGATGATGCTGCCATTCGGTGATATCTCGCCGCAGGCCTTCGAGGAGGTTTGGCGCGTCGCCTGTTTTGGCGCGATGCTGGCGGCGCAAGCCATCCTTCCACACATGGCCGCGCGCAAAAGCGGCACCGTGATCTTCTCGGGGGCCACGGCTGGCCGCCGCGGCGCCGCCAACTTCACTGCGTTCGCGTCCGCCAAATTTGCGCTCCGCGGACCTGCTCAGGCGCTGGCGCGTGAGTTCGGCCCGAAGGGGGTGCATGTCACGCATGTCGTGATCGACGGCTTGATCGATACGCCGAAAACAGATCAGCGCTTCGGGCCCGCACAGGCCGGCCGGATGGATTCGCAAGCCATCGCGCGGGCCTATCTGCAACTCGCCACGCAGGAGCCGTCCGCATGGACCCAGGAGATGGACCTGCGTCCCTTCACCGAGAAGTTTTAG
- a CDS encoding MAPEG family protein: protein MTTELYWLTLTALMTALFWLPYVLNRIVSTGLGGALAGGAPDSGKLADWAQRAIRAHSNAIENLAIFAPVVLTAHVLGISTAVTKAAVVVYFLARLAHYIIYAAGIPAARTLTFTAGWLAQIAIIASIMRWI, encoded by the coding sequence GTGACGACCGAGCTCTATTGGCTAACGCTGACCGCACTCATGACGGCCTTGTTCTGGCTGCCTTACGTCCTCAACCGCATCGTTTCGACCGGGCTCGGCGGGGCGCTCGCCGGAGGCGCGCCCGATAGCGGGAAGCTTGCGGACTGGGCGCAGCGCGCCATTCGTGCGCACAGCAACGCGATCGAGAATCTCGCCATCTTCGCCCCGGTCGTGCTCACCGCGCATGTGCTCGGCATCTCGACCGCAGTGACGAAGGCCGCCGTCGTGGTCTATTTCCTCGCTCGGCTCGCGCACTACATCATCTACGCGGCAGGCATTCCCGCTGCGCGCACGTTGACTTTCACCGCAGGTTGGCTGGCGCAGATCGCGATCATCGCCAGCATCATGCGCTGGATCTGA
- a CDS encoding sensor histidine kinase has product MSGVIVSMRRTLLSCTSLARNGLLGGALAALLPAAPAEAADLVDTLSIMLDFNRQELAVLATALALLGFSVVAAILLMRTRVRTANNEARLRARIGELQLQSDRFGALLFAEPQILISWPAGDNRAQISGDISMVLPRDSSPQRVLAFGTWLPPEPALQMDHAVDALRDRGDGFQLTLTTAHGHTLEAIGRAIGGQAIVRIRELSGLRRDLAETNLRYKALADETEMLRGFAAAAPWPIWAKAENGALSYANPAYVRATEASSVTDAQQRKLELLDSADRTAMERGLKDAASFTSRLPIVIGGERRIYDVRAVKVGSGKVGVAIDASEADGLSSALVRMAEAHRRTLDQLSSGVAVFDGHRRLAFYNDSYRRLWDFDRIFLDANPDDSSVLDQLRAARKLPEQPDFRAWKAKLHEAYRAVETAKDTWYLPDGRALSVVTTPNPEGGVTYLFDDVTESLELARRFDGMIRVQRETLDSLAEGVAVFGSNGRAQLFNPAFVRMWKLSSDAMRDEPHIQTVEGWCHQLFDDPVVWRQIREAVTSIESRADVPLKLERKDGSVLDGMIRPLHDGATMLTFQDITDTENVERALRERNEALEAADQMKVDFVHHVSYELRSPLTTIIGFAHFLSDPSTGPLTPKQAEYLDYVTKSTNALLALTNNILDLATIDAGAMKLELGPVDVSKAIELAAEGIQDRLATDRIRLKVEIAPDIGSFVGDEKRVVQVLYNLLANAVGFSPQDSTVGISARRTERSVVFTVTDSGPGIPADMKDKVFNWFESRSQGSRHRGAGLGLSLVRSFVELHGGKVRVDSIVGRGTVVICDFPTDQAAHRDAAE; this is encoded by the coding sequence ATGTCAGGCGTGATCGTGTCGATGCGTCGGACGCTGCTGTCGTGCACATCGTTGGCGCGCAACGGCTTGTTGGGAGGCGCTCTCGCGGCGCTGCTGCCGGCTGCGCCGGCTGAGGCTGCCGACCTCGTCGACACACTTTCCATAATGCTGGACTTCAACCGGCAGGAACTCGCGGTGCTGGCCACCGCGCTCGCGCTGCTCGGCTTCTCGGTCGTGGCCGCGATCCTGTTGATGCGCACGCGCGTGCGCACGGCGAACAACGAGGCGCGGCTGCGCGCGCGGATCGGGGAACTGCAACTCCAGTCCGATCGCTTCGGCGCGCTGCTGTTCGCCGAGCCGCAGATCCTCATCTCCTGGCCGGCCGGCGACAATCGCGCGCAGATTTCCGGCGACATCTCCATGGTGCTGCCGCGCGATTCCTCCCCCCAACGCGTCCTCGCGTTCGGAACATGGCTGCCGCCGGAGCCCGCGCTCCAAATGGATCACGCGGTCGATGCGTTGCGTGACCGCGGCGACGGGTTCCAGCTGACGCTGACCACCGCACACGGCCACACGCTGGAGGCCATCGGCCGCGCCATCGGCGGCCAGGCCATCGTCAGGATTCGCGAACTCTCCGGACTCCGGCGCGATCTGGCCGAGACCAATCTGCGTTACAAGGCGCTCGCCGACGAGACCGAGATGCTGCGCGGCTTCGCCGCCGCCGCCCCCTGGCCGATCTGGGCCAAGGCCGAGAATGGCGCGCTGAGCTACGCCAATCCGGCCTATGTGCGCGCGACCGAGGCAAGCAGCGTCACCGACGCCCAGCAGCGCAAGCTCGAGCTGCTCGACAGTGCCGACCGGACCGCGATGGAGCGGGGCCTGAAGGACGCGGCCAGTTTCACCTCGCGACTGCCGATCGTGATCGGCGGCGAGCGGCGCATCTACGACGTCCGCGCGGTCAAGGTCGGCAGCGGCAAGGTCGGCGTCGCCATCGATGCCAGCGAGGCGGATGGGCTGAGCTCGGCGCTGGTGCGGATGGCGGAGGCGCATCGGCGCACGCTGGACCAGCTCTCCTCGGGCGTTGCCGTGTTCGACGGCCACCGCCGGCTCGCCTTCTACAACGATTCCTACCGCCGGCTGTGGGACTTCGACCGCATCTTCCTCGACGCCAATCCCGACGATTCCAGCGTGCTCGACCAGCTCCGCGCAGCGCGCAAGCTGCCGGAGCAACCGGACTTCCGCGCCTGGAAGGCCAAGCTGCACGAGGCCTATCGCGCGGTCGAGACCGCCAAGGACACCTGGTACCTGCCCGACGGCCGCGCGCTCTCCGTCGTCACCACGCCGAATCCGGAAGGCGGCGTCACCTATCTGTTCGACGACGTCACCGAAAGCCTCGAGCTCGCCCGCCGCTTCGACGGCATGATCCGCGTCCAGCGCGAGACGCTGGACAGTCTCGCCGAGGGCGTCGCGGTGTTCGGCAGCAACGGCAGAGCGCAGCTGTTCAACCCGGCCTTCGTCCGGATGTGGAAGCTGTCGAGCGACGCCATGCGCGACGAGCCGCACATCCAGACCGTCGAAGGCTGGTGCCATCAGCTGTTCGACGACCCCGTGGTCTGGCGGCAGATCCGCGAGGCCGTCACCTCGATCGAGAGCCGCGCCGACGTGCCGCTGAAGCTGGAGCGCAAGGACGGCAGCGTGCTCGACGGCATGATCCGTCCGCTGCATGACGGCGCGACCATGCTGACGTTCCAGGACATCACCGACACCGAGAATGTCGAACGTGCGCTGCGCGAGCGCAACGAGGCGCTGGAGGCCGCCGACCAGATGAAGGTGGATTTCGTCCACCACGTCTCCTACGAGCTGCGCTCGCCGCTCACCACCATCATCGGCTTCGCGCATTTCCTCAGCGATCCCTCGACCGGGCCGCTGACGCCGAAACAGGCCGAATATCTCGACTACGTCACCAAATCGACCAACGCCCTGCTGGCGCTGACCAACAACATCCTGGATCTCGCCACGATCGACGCCGGCGCCATGAAGCTGGAACTCGGCCCCGTCGACGTCAGCAAGGCCATCGAGCTCGCCGCCGAGGGCATCCAGGACCGCCTCGCCACCGACCGCATCCGCCTCAAGGTCGAGATCGCGCCCGATATCGGCAGCTTCGTCGGCGACGAGAAGCGCGTGGTGCAGGTGCTCTATAACCTCCTCGCCAACGCCGTCGGGTTTTCTCCACAGGATTCCACCGTCGGCATCAGCGCGCGCCGCACCGAACGCAGCGTGGTCTTCACTGTGACAGATTCCGGGCCTGGAATACCTGCCGACATGAAGGACAAGGTGTTCAACTGGTTCGAAAGCCGCTCGCAGGGGTCGCGTCACCGCGGCGCCGGCCTCGGCCTGTCGCTGGTGCGCTCCTTCGTCGAGCTGCATGGCGGCAAGGTGCGGGTGGATTCGATCGTGGGCAGGGGCACGGTCGTGATCTGCGACTTCCCGACCGACCAGGCGGCGCATCGCGACGCCGCCGAATGA
- the coaBC gene encoding bifunctional phosphopantothenoylcysteine decarboxylase/phosphopantothenate--cysteine ligase CoaBC: MASLTIRKLDEGVKTYLRLRSARNRRSVEEEVRVILGELIEGREEPLTPFALPPAQSTAPPPQRTGALPEASVTLIIGGGIAAYKSLDLIRRLKERRIEVRCVLTKAAQQFVTPLAVSALSHERVYTDLFDPQSEFDAGHIRLARDCDLIVVAPATADLLAKMANGHADDLASAILLATNRKVLLAPAMNPLMWNNAATRRNVTQLQRDGVVLIGPNSGEMAEAGEAGIGRMSEAIEIATAAERLLRPPVPRPLTGKRVLITAGPTHEPIDPVRYIANRSSGKQGFAIAAAAQAAGAEVILVSGPVDLGDPPGVTVKRVESARQMLEQVQAALPADIAIFAAAVADWRVASEGGQKLKKTPAGMPPLQLVENPDILATISKLTDRRPPLVIGFAAETEHLIDNAKSKLARKGCDWIVANDVSPATGVMGGDRNTVHLISRKNGEEDGEIAVDSWPVMTKEQVAIELVAHVAKSVTDKSREPAS; this comes from the coding sequence ATGGCAAGCCTGACCATCCGCAAGCTCGACGAGGGCGTCAAAACCTATTTGCGCCTGCGCTCGGCCAGGAACCGCAGGTCGGTCGAGGAAGAGGTCCGGGTCATCCTCGGGGAGCTGATCGAGGGCCGCGAGGAGCCGCTGACGCCGTTTGCGCTGCCGCCGGCCCAGTCCACCGCCCCCCCGCCGCAACGGACCGGCGCCCTCCCCGAGGCCAGCGTCACCCTGATCATCGGCGGCGGCATCGCGGCCTATAAGTCGCTCGACCTGATCCGCCGGCTCAAGGAACGCCGGATCGAAGTCCGTTGCGTCCTGACCAAGGCGGCGCAGCAATTCGTCACGCCGCTGGCCGTGAGCGCGCTGTCGCATGAGCGGGTCTACACCGACCTGTTCGACCCCCAGAGCGAGTTCGACGCCGGGCACATTCGCCTCGCGCGCGACTGCGACCTGATCGTCGTCGCACCCGCGACCGCCGACCTCCTGGCGAAGATGGCCAATGGCCATGCCGACGATCTCGCCAGCGCCATCCTGCTCGCGACCAACCGCAAAGTCCTGCTGGCGCCGGCGATGAATCCGCTGATGTGGAACAACGCGGCGACCCGCCGCAACGTGACGCAGCTTCAGCGTGACGGCGTAGTCCTGATCGGCCCGAATTCCGGCGAGATGGCCGAGGCGGGCGAAGCCGGGATCGGCCGCATGTCCGAGGCAATCGAGATCGCCACCGCCGCCGAGCGCCTGCTGCGGCCGCCGGTGCCGCGCCCGCTCACCGGCAAGCGGGTGCTGATCACCGCAGGTCCCACCCACGAGCCGATCGACCCGGTGCGCTACATCGCCAACCGCTCCTCCGGCAAGCAGGGCTTTGCCATCGCCGCCGCCGCGCAAGCCGCGGGCGCCGAGGTGATCCTGGTCAGCGGCCCGGTCGATCTCGGCGATCCCCCAGGCGTGACGGTGAAGCGCGTGGAGTCGGCCCGGCAGATGCTGGAGCAGGTGCAGGCGGCGCTTCCCGCCGACATCGCGATCTTCGCGGCCGCGGTCGCCGACTGGCGGGTCGCCAGTGAGGGCGGGCAGAAGCTGAAGAAGACCCCGGCCGGCATGCCGCCGCTTCAGCTGGTCGAGAATCCCGACATCCTCGCCACGATCTCGAAGCTGACCGACCGGCGCCCGCCGCTGGTGATCGGCTTTGCCGCCGAGACCGAGCACCTCATCGACAACGCCAAGTCCAAGCTGGCCCGCAAGGGCTGCGACTGGATCGTCGCCAACGACGTCTCGCCGGCGACCGGCGTGATGGGCGGCGACCGCAACACTGTGCATCTGATCAGTCGCAAGAATGGTGAGGAGGACGGCGAGATCGCGGTTGATTCCTGGCCGGTGATGACCAAGGAACAGGTCGCCATCGAGCTGGTCGCGCATGTCGCAAAGAGCGTGACCGACAAATCCCGGGAGCCGGCATCTTGA
- a CDS encoding TetR/AcrR family transcriptional regulator, whose protein sequence is MTTTAPKPRSKTVEQILDLAETMIQTRGYSAFSYQDIADGLGIRKASIHYYFPSKADLGAAVIDRYVARFDEALAAIGEDPEKSSLAVLDFYVEPYVGFAKTSDRICLCGALAGEILALPPPLRSRVDGFFQTHQDWLTRILKRGASRGEFVLAAPPAKVARFIFSALQGALLVKRATGDASQLRDVITVMKLQLAAGS, encoded by the coding sequence ATGACGACGACGGCGCCGAAGCCGAGGTCAAAGACCGTAGAACAGATTCTCGATCTCGCCGAGACGATGATCCAGACGCGCGGCTATAGCGCCTTCAGCTATCAGGACATCGCCGACGGCCTCGGTATCCGCAAGGCGAGCATCCATTACTATTTTCCTTCCAAGGCCGACCTTGGAGCCGCCGTCATCGATCGCTATGTGGCGCGCTTCGATGAAGCCCTCGCGGCGATCGGTGAGGATCCGGAGAAATCGTCGTTGGCGGTGCTGGACTTCTATGTCGAGCCTTATGTCGGCTTCGCCAAGACCTCCGACCGCATCTGCCTGTGCGGTGCTCTGGCCGGCGAAATCCTGGCGTTGCCCCCGCCCCTCCGCTCCCGCGTCGACGGTTTTTTCCAAACCCATCAAGACTGGTTGACCAGAATTCTCAAGCGCGGCGCGAGTCGCGGCGAATTTGTCCTGGCGGCACCTCCAGCCAAGGTCGCACGCTTCATCTTCAGCGCCCTGCAGGGCGCGCTTCTGGTGAAGCGCGCCACGGGCGATGCGAGCCAGCTTCGCGACGTGATCACCGTCATGAAACTGCAGCTCGCCGCCGGTTCCTGA
- a CDS encoding cupin domain-containing protein, translated as MANDRVNADFTQRVVISTETMPWIPSPQAGVERRMLDRIGDEIARATSLVRYAPASSFPAHEHSLGEEFLVLSGVFSDEHGDYPVGTYVRNPPLSRHTPRTGPGCTILVKLRQMDPGETDRVVINTASAMWKEGERAGVATLPLCAIPGRETVMLQRLRPGTMLEEVDCRAGEEIFMLEGELQDGHGQYGKGTWIRNPPMFRRALGSTHGATYWLKRDHLRPMP; from the coding sequence ATGGCGAATGATCGCGTCAATGCCGACTTCACCCAGCGCGTCGTCATCTCGACCGAGACCATGCCCTGGATTCCTTCGCCGCAGGCCGGCGTCGAGCGCCGCATGCTCGACCGCATCGGCGACGAAATCGCCCGCGCCACTTCGCTGGTCCGCTACGCGCCGGCAAGCTCGTTTCCCGCGCACGAGCATTCGCTAGGCGAAGAATTCCTGGTGCTGAGCGGTGTGTTTTCCGACGAGCACGGCGACTATCCAGTGGGAACGTACGTGCGAAATCCACCGCTCAGCCGTCACACACCGCGGACCGGGCCTGGTTGCACCATCCTCGTCAAGCTCCGGCAAATGGATCCGGGAGAGACGGACCGGGTGGTCATCAACACGGCCAGTGCCATGTGGAAAGAGGGCGAACGGGCCGGCGTGGCCACGCTGCCGCTCTGTGCCATCCCGGGCCGGGAAACGGTGATGCTGCAGCGATTGCGGCCCGGCACGATGCTGGAAGAAGTGGACTGCCGGGCAGGTGAGGAGATATTCATGCTGGAGGGCGAACTTCAGGACGGCCACGGCCAATACGGCAAGGGGACCTGGATCAGGAACCCACCTATGTTCCGACGTGCCCTTGGCTCAACCCACGGCGCGACCTACTGGTTGAAGCGAGATCATCTGCGCCCGATGCCATGA